A genomic region of Oryza glaberrima chromosome 1, OglaRS2, whole genome shotgun sequence contains the following coding sequences:
- the LOC127782604 gene encoding E3 ubiquitin-protein ligase RGLG2-like, with protein MGGGQSRSPRDGSGHGRYGHSPSFQQQWGGGGGGGGGGGYPYGQDAHGGGYYGAPAPQGGYAAPYPAYQQPPPPMPSPAATQPPARAGGASKPRLDRRYSRIADDYHSVDQVTDALAQAGLESSNLIVGIDFTKSNEWLGKFSFHGRSLHHISNAPNPYEQAISIIGQTLSKFDEDNLIPCFGFGDATTHDQDVFCFYPDLRPCNGFSEALSRYRELVPHLRLAGPTSFAPIIEMAMTIVEQSGGQYHVLLIIADGQVTRSVDTASGQLSSQEQKTVDAIVRASELPLSIVLVGVGDGPWDMMKEFDDNIPSRAFDNFQFVNFSEIMNKNMPQSRKEAAFALSALMEIPQQYKATVELGILGRRSFKSPERVPLPPPGGSHDAYSYGSKSFSKPSTYPQSSTSSSSYPHYETAQSASPAAPSSTYDNQVCPICLVNPKDMAFGCGHQTCCDCGQSLESCPICRSPISTRIKLY; from the exons ATGGGAGGGGGCCAGTCGAGGAGCCCGCGGGACGGGAGCGGCCACGGGAGGTACGGCCACTCGCCGTCGTTCCAGCAGCagtggggcggtggcggtggcggcggcggcggcggtgggtatCCCTATGGGCAGGATGCGCATGGAGGAGGCTACtacggcgcgccggcgccgcaagGGGGATACGCGGCGCCGTACCCGGCTtaccagcagccgccgccgccgatgccatcCCCAGCGGCGACGCAGCCGCCGGCCCGGGCGGGGGGCGCGTCCAAGCCGCGCCTCGACCGCCGCTACTCGCGGATCGCCGACGACTACCACTCCGTGGATCAG GTTACTGATGCACTAGCTCAAGCAGGACTTGAGTCTTCGAATCTTATTGTTGGCATTGATTTCACAAAGAGCAATGAATGGTTAG GAAAATTTTCCTTCCATGGACGCAGTTTACATCACATTAGCAATGCACCTAATCCGTATGAACAAGCAATCTCGATCATTGGACAGACACTGTCGAAATTTGATGAAGATAACTTGATTCCCTGTTTTGGATTTGGAGATG CAACAACACATGACCAAGACGTCTTCTGTTTTTATCCTGATTTGAGACCTTGCAATGGATTCTCAGAAGCTCTAAGCCGGTACAGGGAACTTGTTCCACACTTGCGCTTAGCTG GACCAACATCCTTTGCACCAATCATTGAGATGGCAATGACCATCGTGGAACAAAGTGGCGGGCAGTACCATGTTCTGTTGATAATTGCTGATGGGCAG GTTACAAGGAGTGTAGACACTGCATCTGGGCAGCTGAGTTCACAAGAGCAAAAGACTGTTGATGCTATTGTGAGAGCTAG TGAATTGCCGTTGTCTATTGTGCTAGTAGGAGTTGGTGATGGCCCTTGGGACATGATGAAAGAGTTTGACGACAACATTCCTTCTCGTGCTTTTGACAATTTTCAA TTTGTGAATTTTTCGGAGATCATGAACAAAAACATGCCCCAATCAAGGAAAGAGGCAGCATTTGCACTTTCAGCCTTGATGGAGATACCTCAGCAATACAAAGCAACTGTTGAATTAGGAATTTTAGG TCGTCGCTCTTTCAAGTCGCCTGAAAGggttcctctccctccccctggTGGAAGCCATGATGCTTACTCGTATGGATCAAAAAGCTTTAGTAAACCAAGTACCTACCCACAGAGTAGTACATCATCATCGTCATATCCTCACTATGAAACTGCACAGAGTGCGAGCCCTGCTGCACCTTCTTCTACTTATGACAATCAG GTTTGCCCAATCTGCCTTGTGAACCCCAAAGACATGGCGTTTGGCTGCGGACACCAG ACCTGCTGTGATTGTGGGCAGAGCCTCGAATCGTGCCCAATATGTCGCAGTCCAATCTCCACAAGAATAAAGCTATACTAG
- the LOC127763404 gene encoding pentatricopeptide repeat-containing protein At2g36240-like yields the protein MAASRRLARKLPSLISKHQRLISPEIDVEQAAESPASSSSIPLDPSLPILPLAVSHLSPPSPLPALPSAHASTPAALLRILRRARHHPRLAALDLHLLLAAASDSLAFRPDHRLTSLLAARLAESRRLPSLRRLLELVLFCPCPCTDDSIFACPELLPTFRKAILAFAASGDIPAASDALASLRRAADSPLPAEFYNIILHALARLRRHEDTVRFYGEMTSTHRVHPDVYTFNILINSSCRAEGVDAAMRWFQEMRRWSCSPTGVSFNTLMRGFFREGRCKEGIKVAREMLQLGFGLSVASMEIMINGLCRGGEPLKAADVFIEFLVDGVVPEGFDCLDLVESLCRVRNVEKAVEVVELILERNWVSCLGVPAGVTVLECLMKEGKLDKACQMMGRMVAAEIVPDTISCNYIFEALCEAGRTVDANRLRLQAKEKGFQADGFTYSIIVQGFGRQGIRKEGEAVLDEMLDAGYVPNIATYNRLLDGLHMGRSMQLQQKCSRHRNAAN from the coding sequence atggccgcctcccgccgcctcgcgcgaAAGCTCCCGTCTCTCATCTCCAAGCACCAGCGCCTCATCTCGCCGGAGATCGATGTCGAGCAAGCCGCCGAGAgccccgcgtcgtcgtcgtccatcccGCTCGACCCCTCCCTGCCCATTCTCCCGCTCGCCGTCTCCCACCTCTCGCCGCCGAGCCCTCTCCCGGCGCTCCCCTCGGCGCACGCGTCCACCCCGGCCGCGCTCCTCCGCAtcctccgccgcgcgcggcaccaCCCGCGCCTGGCGGCGCtcgacctccacctcctcctcgcggccGCGTCCGACTCCCTGGCCTTCCGCCCCGACCACCGCCTCACGTCACtgctcgccgcccgcctcgcggaatcccgccgcctcccctcgctccgccgcctcctcgagcTCGTCCTCTTCTGCCCCTGCCCCTGCACCGACGACTCCATCTTCGCCTGCCCCGAGCTCCTCCCCACATTCCGCAAGGCCatcctcgccttcgccgcctccggcgacaTCCCCGCCGCGTCTGACGCCCTCGCgtccctccgccgcgccgccgattCACCTCTCCCCGCCGAATTCTACAACATCATCCTCCACGCActcgcccgcctccgccgccacgaagACACCGTCCGCTTCTACGGCGAGATGACCTCCACCCACCGCGTCCATCCGGATGTCTACACCTTCAACATTCTCATCAACAGCTCCTGCCGCGCTGAAGGCGTTGATGCTGCGATGCGCTGGTTTCAGGAGATGCGACGTTGGAGCTGTTCACCGACTGGTGTGAGTTTCAATACTCTGATGCGTGGGTTCTTCAGAGAAGGAAGGTGCAAGGAGGGCATTAAGGTTGCACGCGAGATGCTTCAGCTTGGATTTGGGCTATCGGTTGCATCCATGGAGATCATGATCAATGGGTTGTGCCGTGGTGGGGAGCCTCTGAAGGCGGCCGATGTTTTCATCGAGTTTTTGGTCGATGGAGTGGTGCCGGAAGGGTTTGATTGCTTGGATCTGGTTGAGTCTCTGTGCCGTGTTCGGAATGTGGAGAAAGCAGTGGAAGTGGTGGAGTTGATACTGGAAAGGAATTGGGTATCCTGCTTGGGTGTCCCTGCTGGTGTAACGGTTTTGGAGTGCCTGATGAAGGAGGGGAAGCTGGACAAAGCATGCCAGATGATGGGGAGGATGGTTGCTGCGGAGATAGTTCCGGATACCATTTCTTGTAACTATATTTTTGAGGCGCTCTGTGAAGCTGGGAGGACAGTGGACGCAAACAGGCTGAGGCTGCAGGCTAAAGAGAAAGGTTTTCAGGCTGATGGCTTTACATACAGCATCATTGTGCAGGGCTTTGGGAGGCAGGGAATAAGGAAAGAGGGGGAGGCTGTATTGGATGAAATGCTGGATGCAGGATATGTACCAAACATTGCGACTTACAATAGGCTGCTTGATGGCTTACACATGGGGAGATCTATGCAATTACAACAAAAATGTTCAAGGCATAGGAATGCAGCAAACTGA
- the LOC127759839 gene encoding uncharacterized protein LOC127759839 yields the protein MKRKPLAFCHILFYIHVLLLIIARRTSTKRGDSARRVISANLTVLAAISNPNTKIGIVLRYVRFDLYFEDSVVAAQAVWPAPVQVAPGGSVPRRVHLVVSGVSVTRQDAALWRNATAKGGRPVALRLAGRFRTQLNFDRWFFRYRYWVKPQCTLWLDPPPSGALRRSRC from the exons ATGAAGAGGAAGCCGCTGGCGTTCTGCCACATCCTGTTCTACATCCACGTCTTGCTTCTGATCATCGCC CGGCGCACATCGACAAAGCGCGGCGACAGCGCGCGGCGGGTGATCAGCGCCAACCtcaccgtcctcgccgccatctccaACCCCAACACCAAGATCGGCATCGTGCTGCGCTACGTGCGGTTCGACCTCTACTTCGAGGACAGCGTGGTCGCCGCGCAGGCGGTGTGGCCGGCGCCAGTGCAGGTGGCGCCCGGCGGCAGCGTGCCCCGGAGAGTGCACCTGGTGGTCAGCGGTGTGTCCGTGACGCGGCAGGACGCGGCCTTGTGGCGGAACGCGACGGCCAAGGGCGGCAGGCCGGTGGCGCTGCGGCTCGCCGGCCGGTTCCGCACGCAGCTCAACTTCGACCGGTGGTTCTTCAGGTACAGATACTGGGTCAAGCCGCAGTGCACGCTCTGGCTCGACCCGCCGCCGAGCGGCGCACTGCGACGCTCGCGGTGCTGA
- the LOC127760310 gene encoding uncharacterized protein LOC127760310 — MGKQPAGGSEPRSRARASGTAAPTTRGPAPQTHAPPQERRQEETVHGVRHAVAPGDGGAGTSARPDRRTRFVTQVTEVRQSPVHGDAVAGEEAALARRSGKKPSYLPARLRRAEEGSHGRTPWSAPAGHPAPPAAVPEEPQEPRLGPPGLKPAKILDTHKSIERTSTIRDEDDGVTYPAEPAPPGRTFPAARPPQDEPGFATAARHPRTSPGTPALPGRSSPSPWRPHNEPGSYASPSPSPEAPARTPAKSPMLRPRNDKKRRPVAFCFTACCILFWLLVIAVGAAVLVIFLIYHPQSPRMRVTSATLNAGYVDELGIVGGARALNADLTVLAAIYNPNTKLHVVLRYMQLDLYFQGSMIGTQAVWPAPLHEGPRGSVLRSVHLVVSEVTMTQEDVYEWQNATSKGGPVVLHLAGRFRARLIFGRWFKFNYWVSPQCTLWLDPPPSGALRRARCS; from the coding sequence ATGGGCAAACAGCCGGCGGGCGGCAGCGAGCCGAGGAGCCGTGCCCGTGCGTCCGGCActgcggcgccgacgacgcgggGGCCGGCGCCGCAGACGCACGCGCCGCCGCAGGAGCGTCGCCAAGAAGAGACCGTCCATGGCGTACGGCACGCCGTGGCGCcgggcgacggtggcgccggTACCAGCGCCCGTCCGGACCGACGCACTCGTTTCGTGACCCAAGTAACGGAAGTGCGGCAATCGCCGGTTCacggcgacgccgtcgccggggaGGAAGCCGCCCTGGCGAGGAGGTCAGGGAAGAAGCCGTCCTACCTGCCTGCGCGGCTGAGAAGGGCGGAGGAGGGTAGCCATGGCCGGACGCCATGGTCGGCGCCTGCTGGCCACCCagcaccgcccgccgccgtgccggaaGAACCGCAGGAGCCGCGGTTAGGACCACCAGGATTAAAGCCGGCGAAGATCTTAGACACCCATAAGAGTATCGAGCGCACCAGCACGATCAgagacgaggacgacggcgtcACCTACCCGGCCGAAccggcgccgccgggccgcACCTTCCCGGCCGCCCGGCCACCACAAGATGAGCCTGGGTTCGCAACGGCGGCGCGACATCCGCGCACGTCGCCGGGGACACCGGCGCTGCCGGGCCGCAGCTCTCCGTCACCATGGCGGCCGCACAATGAGCCTGGGTCGTacgcatcgccatcgccatcgccggagGCACCGGCGCGGACGCCGGCCAAGTCGCCGATGCTGCGCCCTCGGAACGACAAGaagaggcggccggtggcgttCTGCTTCACCGCGTGCTGCATCCTCTTCTGGCTGCTGGtcatcgccgtcggcgccgccgtgctcgtcatcttcctcatctACCACCCGCAGTCGCCCAGGATGCGGGTGACCTCCGCCACCCTGAACGCCGGGTACGTCGACGAGCTCGgcatcgtcggcggcgcgcgcgcgctcaaCGCCGACCtcaccgtcctcgccgccatctACAACCCCAACACCAAGCTCCACGTCGTGCTCCGCTACATGCAGCTGGACCTCTACTTCCAGGGCAGCATGATCGGGACGCAGGCGGTGTGGCCGGCGCCGCTGCACGAGGGCCCTCGCGGCAGCGTGCTCCGGAGCGTCCACCTCGTCGTCAGCGAGGTCACCATGACGCAGGAGGACGTGTACGAGTGGCAGAACGCAACGAGCAAGGGCGGGCCCGTGGTGCTGCACCTCGCCGGACGCTTCCGCGCGCGGCTCATCTTCGGCCGGTGGTTCAAGTTCAACTACTGGGTCTCGCCGCAGTGCACGCTCTGGCTCGACCCGCCGCCCAGCGGCGCGCTGCGTCGCGCGCGGTGCAGCTGA